In Opitutaceae bacterium TAV5, one genomic interval encodes:
- a CDS encoding single-stranded DNA exonuclease RecJ has protein sequence MRWIYSPPLPPAQLAALGRETGVSPVIAELLARSGITDPETADRFLNPALASFGDPFLLHNLEAAAARLHQALVNGDAITVLGDYDVDGVSSTALLVSLLRRFGASPRFVVPRRMEDGYGLSRSAIDRAIETGGVPQLFIALDCGTNSHDEVAWLTRLGADVIVIDHHQTKERLLENALLINPHVYPTPHDETWRNLCTVGLVFKLAHGLVKLLRKENYPGALDVRLRDYLDFAAMGTVADLVPLTGENRIIARHGLRILQETARPGVRALMEVAGVRAGQALMPVDISFRLGPRINASGRLADAALSVELLLSEDVAFCEETARQLDAFNRERQDIERQITEEAEQMIESLFLDSPGIVLFGESWHPGVVGIVAGRVTRKYNRPCVVLGSEGDLAKGSGRSIDSVNLVDALGVCAEHLASWGGHPMAVGVALDKTRLPEFRAQFAEAVLQQVGGALTEPKLTISAWLTPEQVRETFMDELEKLHPFGQANPEPVFGVRGVVLTHRPDVFKLLHYRFHFEDGRGRRLFGVAWKLAHNLPPTGEPIDLAVRLAWNHFHDRKLLQLELVDWRKAEPM, from the coding sequence ATGCGCTGGATCTACTCCCCCCCCCTCCCCCCCGCGCAACTCGCCGCGCTCGGCCGCGAAACCGGGGTCTCCCCGGTCATCGCCGAATTGCTCGCGCGCTCCGGCATCACGGACCCGGAAACCGCGGACCGTTTTCTCAACCCCGCGCTCGCATCCTTCGGCGATCCCTTTCTCCTGCATAATCTGGAAGCCGCCGCCGCCCGCCTGCACCAGGCGCTCGTCAATGGCGACGCGATCACCGTCCTCGGCGATTACGATGTGGACGGCGTCAGCTCCACCGCGCTCCTCGTCAGCCTGCTCCGCCGCTTCGGCGCCAGCCCGCGTTTCGTCGTGCCGCGTCGCATGGAGGACGGCTACGGCCTCTCGCGCAGCGCCATCGACCGCGCGATCGAAACCGGCGGCGTGCCGCAGCTCTTCATTGCGCTCGACTGCGGCACCAACTCGCACGACGAAGTCGCCTGGCTCACCCGCCTCGGCGCCGACGTGATCGTCATCGACCATCACCAGACCAAGGAACGGCTGCTCGAAAACGCGCTGCTCATCAACCCGCACGTGTATCCGACCCCGCACGACGAAACGTGGCGCAACCTCTGCACCGTCGGCCTCGTCTTCAAGCTCGCGCACGGGCTCGTGAAACTCCTCCGCAAGGAGAACTATCCGGGCGCGCTCGACGTCAGGTTGCGCGATTATCTCGACTTCGCCGCCATGGGCACGGTGGCCGACCTCGTGCCGCTGACCGGCGAAAACCGCATCATCGCGCGCCACGGCCTGCGCATCCTCCAGGAGACGGCGCGCCCCGGCGTTCGCGCGCTCATGGAAGTCGCCGGCGTCCGCGCCGGACAGGCGCTCATGCCGGTGGACATTTCCTTCCGCCTCGGCCCCCGGATCAATGCCAGCGGCCGCCTCGCCGACGCCGCGCTTTCCGTCGAGCTCCTGCTCAGCGAAGACGTGGCGTTCTGCGAGGAAACGGCGCGCCAGCTCGACGCTTTCAACCGCGAACGCCAGGACATCGAGCGCCAGATCACCGAAGAGGCCGAGCAGATGATCGAGAGTCTTTTTCTCGATTCGCCGGGCATCGTGCTTTTTGGCGAAAGCTGGCACCCCGGCGTCGTCGGCATCGTGGCCGGCCGGGTGACGCGCAAGTACAACCGCCCGTGCGTCGTGCTCGGCAGCGAGGGCGATCTCGCCAAGGGCTCCGGCCGCAGCATCGACAGCGTCAATCTCGTCGATGCGCTCGGCGTCTGCGCGGAGCACCTCGCCAGTTGGGGCGGCCATCCGATGGCCGTGGGCGTGGCGCTCGACAAAACCCGCCTGCCGGAATTCCGCGCGCAGTTTGCCGAAGCCGTCCTGCAACAGGTCGGCGGCGCGCTGACCGAGCCGAAGCTCACGATCTCCGCCTGGCTCACGCCCGAGCAGGTGCGCGAGACGTTCATGGACGAACTGGAAAAACTGCATCCCTTCGGGCAGGCCAATCCGGAGCCGGTTTTCGGCGTGCGCGGCGTGGTGCTCACGCATCGTCCGGACGTGTTCAAGCTGCTGCACTACCGGTTTCATTTCGAGGACGGCCGCGGCCGGCGCCTCTTCGGCGTGGCATGGAAACTCGCGCACAACCTGCCGCCGACCGGCGAGCCCATCGACCTCGCGGTGCGCCTGGCGTGGAACCATTTTCACGATCGCAAACTGCTCCAGCTCGAACTCGTGGACTGGCGCAAGGCCGAGCCGATGTGA
- a CDS encoding phosphoglycerate kinase, whose amino-acid sequence MRLFIIRHADPDYPNNTITAAGHLEAQALAVRMTRLGLDRIYTSPLGRARDTARYTADALGIEPVVLPWTAELPWPRITQEVLGESTPWDLHGYTLRQWQKEPTTRNWPEFPPLSAAEYREGFATLGAGSDAFVAGLGYRREDAGGAAGGVYRVEAGNREKVAVFCHGGFGLTWLAHLLAVPLPVMWAGFFLPPSSVTTVLFDERGEGLAVPRCVGLGDVSHLYAAGLPVQPSGIKANVD is encoded by the coding sequence ATGAGGCTTTTCATCATCCGTCACGCCGATCCTGATTATCCGAACAACACCATCACTGCCGCCGGCCATCTCGAGGCGCAGGCGCTGGCGGTGCGCATGACCCGGCTCGGGCTCGACCGCATCTACACTTCGCCGCTCGGCCGCGCGCGCGACACCGCCCGCTACACCGCCGATGCGCTCGGCATCGAGCCGGTTGTCCTGCCCTGGACGGCGGAGTTGCCGTGGCCGCGCATCACCCAGGAGGTGCTCGGCGAAAGCACGCCGTGGGACCTTCATGGATACACCTTGCGCCAATGGCAGAAAGAGCCGACCACGCGCAACTGGCCGGAATTTCCTCCCCTCTCCGCCGCGGAATATCGCGAAGGTTTCGCAACGCTCGGCGCCGGGTCGGATGCGTTTGTCGCCGGGCTCGGCTACCGGCGCGAGGACGCGGGCGGCGCAGCCGGCGGCGTGTATCGCGTGGAGGCGGGCAACCGCGAGAAGGTGGCGGTGTTTTGCCACGGCGGCTTCGGGCTCACCTGGCTGGCGCACCTGCTGGCGGTGCCGCTGCCGGTGATGTGGGCCGGTTTTTTCCTGCCGCCGAGCAGCGTGACCACGGTGCTGTTCGACGAACGCGGCGAAGGCCTCGCCGTGCCGCGCTGCGTGGGGCTGGGCGACGTGTCGCACCTCTACGCCGCCGGGCTGCCGGTGCAGCCATCGGGCATCAAGGCCAACGTGGACTGA